The Halarcobacter mediterraneus genomic interval ATCAACCAAGACTTATAGAAGTAGAAGGTCTAAAAGAGCAAAATGATGGCAATAATGTTAGTATGGACAGACAAATGAGTGAGATGTCAAAAAATAAAATTATGTTTGATGCCTTACAGTCATCAATAAAAAAAGATTCAAGGTTATTTAAATCAGTAATAGAATCATCACAAAAAAATTAATTTAGGATTTTAGGTATATGGACCAACTTTTAAAGTTTATAAACAATTTAAATGCTGCACAAAGAGCTGTTATCATTGGAGGTTTTTCTATTTTATTTGTGCTGCTAGTTGGATTATTAATCTATTCAAATGTGAAAGCTCAAGATAAAAAACTAAATTATACAATAGCAAGTAATTTGACTAAAAATCAAGTGATGATGGCAAGTAATGAACTTGAAGCTTCTGGAGTACCTTTTGCAGTCATTGGAAGTGGGAATTCTTTAACTTTAAAAACTTCAAAAGAGTTTATCAATATAGCCAAAATAAAACTTGTTACTAGTGAAGCTTCTTCAAGTAAACATGTGGGTTGGGAAATTTTTGAGAAGTCTTCATTAGGAACTACTAATTTTGAAAACAATGTAAAATTTTTAAGAGCAACAGAAGGAGAATTGTCAAGGTCACTAGAATCCTTATCTGGCGTTTTAAGTGCTAGTGTTAAAATTGCAATTCCTAAGAATACAATATTTACTGAAAGAAAGACTGAACCAACTGCATCTGCTGTTTTATCATTGAAGCCAGGTGTTTTTTTAACCCAAAAACAAATTGATGGGATTAAAAACTTTGTAGCATCTGCTGTCCCTGATTTGAAAATTGAAAATATAAAACTTATAGATCAAGATGGTTCTTTATTACAAATGTCAAATGATGATATTGAAAATGAAAAATCATTGACTCAAAATAAATATAAACAAAAAATAGAAAAAGAGTATGAAAAAAAGATAGTAGAACTTTTGGAACCAGTTGTTGGTGTAGGAAGAGTTGTTGCTAGAGTTACAATGGAACTTGATTTTAAAAAAATACATGTTCAAGAAGAGATATACGAGCCAGAAGGAACAATAAGAAGTCAACAAACTACTGAAAATACAGCAAGTTC includes:
- the fliF gene encoding flagellar basal-body MS-ring/collar protein FliF; its protein translation is MDQLLKFINNLNAAQRAVIIGGFSILFVLLVGLLIYSNVKAQDKKLNYTIASNLTKNQVMMASNELEASGVPFAVIGSGNSLTLKTSKEFINIAKIKLVTSEASSSKHVGWEIFEKSSLGTTNFENNVKFLRATEGELSRSLESLSGVLSASVKIAIPKNTIFTERKTEPTASAVLSLKPGVFLTQKQIDGIKNFVASAVPDLKIENIKLIDQDGSLLQMSNDDIENEKSLTQNKYKQKIEKEYEKKIVELLEPVVGVGRVVARVTMELDFKKIHVQEEIYEPEGTIRSQQTTENTASSIGGNKLPGGTAGVENNIQVPDNVEGDGGTQSNSESTKSITNYEISKRVIDEKNNNYSSVKKVSAAVTFDSSVFENNENREEFVASIESIVQETIGFSAKRGDKIAVKAFKFVTMKDPNVKLDENGNPIVSEDSMGSSMSTLSVVKAVLKEFSEYFQYLIAAILLFVFYKKFIVNNDVVILGDENKGKKKVDEDGNPIDDEFMNKFMGDYEDEFDSNTAKGRLKAKVKSQIMNNIEGLDEESAARYEVLIESLDKEINNNPQEIARMIELLLSEGSGKFKSDKKK